In Ciconia boyciana chromosome 3, ASM3463844v1, whole genome shotgun sequence, a genomic segment contains:
- the PBK gene encoding lymphokine-activated killer T-cell-originated protein kinase: MEVFKSQNNLAHREKPDGGPVSVTIPASPFMQKLGYGTGVKVYLMKRSPRGLSRSPWAVKKIDSKCNRSQQSLYQQRLKEEANVLKNLQHPNIVGYRAFAEANDGSMCLAMEYGGEKSLNTLVDERRAKRLGPFPAATIFKVALNMARGLKYLHNEKKLLHGDIKSSNVVVKGDFEAIKICDVGMSLPLDENMTVSDPDMYYVGTEPWKPKEALQDDGVITDKADIFAFGLTIWEMMTLSVPHVDLGDDFDDEDESFDEDDFDEEAYYAALGTRPALNMEELDPSYQCMIDLFSVCTNEDPKKRPSAACIVEALEASLAQE; the protein is encoded by the exons ATGGAAGTCTTCAAGTCTCAAAACAACCTGGCCCACAGGGAGAAACCTG ACGGAGGGCCAGTTTCTGTCACTATCCCAGCCTCTCCCTTCATGCAGAAGCTTGGCTACGGCACTGGGGTTAAAGTCTACTTGATGAAAAG ATCTCCCAGAGGTTTGTCTCGCTCTCCTTGggctgtgaagaaaattgatTCCAAATGCAACAGGAGCCAGCAAAGCCTCTATCAGCAGAGACTGAAGGAAGAAGCCAACGTCTTGAAAAACCTCCAGCACCCGAACATTGTGG GTTACCGTGCGTTTGCCGAGGCCAACGATGGAAGCATGTGTCTGGCCATGGAGTACGgaggagaaaaatctctcaATACCTTAGTTGATGAAAGACGTGCAAAACGGTTGGgccctttccctgctgccaccATTTTCAAAGTTGCCTTGAACATGGCGAGGGGGCTGAAG TATCTTCACAACGAGAAGAAGCTGCTCCACGGAGATATCAAGTCTTCAAACGTGGTCGTTAAAGGCGACTTTGAAGCCATCAAGATCTGTGATGTGGGAATGTCCCTGCCCCTGGATGAGAACATGACCG TGAGCGACCCAGACATGTACTACGTCGGCACCGAGCCCTGGAAGCCCAAGGAAGCTCTGCAGGATGACGGCGTGATCACCGACAAGGCCGACATCTTCGCTTTTGGGCTGACCATCTGGGAAATGATGACCCTCTCCGTGCCACACGTCGACCTGGGCGATGACTTTGACGACGAAG ATGAGTCTTTTGATGAAGATGACTTTGACGAGGAAGCGTATTACGCAGCTCTAGGAACCCGCCCGGCACTCAACATGGAAGAACTGGATCCATCCTACCAGTGCATGATCGACCTCTTTTCTGTCTGCACTAACGAGGACCCCAAGAAGCGTCCCTCAGCCGCGTGCATTGTGGAAGCCTTGGAGGCAAGTCTGGCCCAGGAGTAG